TTATCAAGTACCCAAGAGCTTTTTTCCAAGTGTGGGTAATGTTTAATCACTTTGTTTAAACGGGAAGAAAAAGGCTCTGCATCTCCTGCCCCACCCAGATAGGAATTATGCGTGGCTGTTTCTGCATTGTACACACCTACAGTGTATACACCCACAGTGTGGCATTCTTGTCCATTTCTATTTTAATAAATGACTTGCCAAATCAGCCGCTCTGCACTGTTGGCCTGCGCAAACACTTCTTAAGGTGATGAATACTTGTGTGCCATGTTGCGTAACCTCAACACAGCCCGCTTTGAACACAGAATAATGTGGAAGCAGGATCCTGGGTTAGTAGCCCTCTGCCTCCCTGATGGCTGCAGGTATCAGGTAGCTGTCAGAGCTTGGACCCCTTGGACCTCTGGAGATAACTTAGGGAACACTGGCTAGTAACAAGGCTGAGGTTCAGAGGGTGGAGTTCTGCATCAGCTTGTGTTTCCTTGGTTATCTTAACATCTCTCCAAAAATGGTATTTCAATCATGGGTTCCTGAACTTGATGGCCTAGAAAAGTGGTATTTAAATGGAATGAATAatgctattaataataatttaaacatcCGTGATGGCGGAGAGGTGAATATGAAACCTTTGAGCTTCGactcttacccttagcgttgaGAATCTGTTACCCTTAGCGTTAAACTATGTTACCCTTAGCCCTTAGTGTTTTGACTCTGTTACCCTTAGCGCTTAATCTCTGTTACCCTTAGCCCTTAGTGCTTAGACTCTATTACTCTTAGCGCTTAGACTCTTACCCTTAGCGCTTGGACTCTGTTACCCTTAGCTTAGACTCTGTTACCCTTAGCACTTAGACTCTGTTATCCTTAGCACTTAGACTCTGTTACCCTTTGCACTTAGACTCTGTTACCTTAGCTTAGACTCTGTTACCATTAACACTATCTGACTCTGTTATCCTTAGCACTTAGACTCTGTTACCCTTAGACTCTGTTAGTCCTTAGCTTAGACGACTCTGTTACCTTAGCTTATACTCTGTTATCCTTAGCACTTAGACTCTGTTATCCTTAGCTTAGACTCTGTTACCCTTAGCTTAGACTCTGTTACCCTTAGCTTAGACTCTGTTACCTTAGCTTAGACTTTGTTACCCTTAGCTTAGTCTCTGTTATCCTCAGCTTAGACTCTGTTACCCTTAGCTTAGACTCTGTTATCCTTTGCGTTTGGTGATTGCAGTGAGCTGCTCTTCAGGTTCTGGCCCAAGGTTCTGGCTCCGCTGGGCGGAGGTTTGAGTTGTGGGAAGGGCACATAACTGTCCACACAAAGGAGCAGGGACCTTATATCACTGACTAACAAGTGTCAGGATGAACACACAAGGTTGTTCATGGTCCACCAGCAGTGTTAAAAATATGGTCTTATCTTCAAACTCAACTCAAGAGTTGACAGAATATTCTGTTAACAGGTCCCAGAGAGCCCGGTCACAACAAGAGGTTGGGTCTGTGTAGTGTACAGTTACACTACACAAACCCAACCTCTTGTCATGACCTCCATATGCCCCGGCATCATGTGTCGCTAAACACAGAATGTTGCATTGAAGTGATGAAGGGCAGAGCCGAAAACCAATCAGGGGGTGATTTCTTTGTATGGAATGACTTTGTGACTTTTTATTGTGTCATACTGCCGAGAAAAGAAGGAACTGTGACCAAACAGAAACTTCCACTCCTGGCCTCCAAATATCTCTAAACCACAACGCTTACTCATTCAAAACACTAATTCAGTGGTTGTCCTGTGTGTAAGACGGGGAGATTGTTATCTACATTGAATCCAAGTCCAGCCTGTATGGAGCCCAGAGATGTTTCCCTCGATAAGATGATGATATGAACTGATAATATCATGCACACAAGGCTCTTTTCCTGGATATATGTTACACAAACAATGgaggaaatacacacacacacacacacacacacacacacacacacacacacacacacacacacacacacacacacacacacacacacacacacacacagacacacacacacacacacacacacacacacacacacactgacacaaacacacacacacacacacacacacacccacacacacacacacacacacacactgacacaaacacacacacactgacacaaacacacacacacacacacacacacacacacacacaatttcaaaAGTGGAGGAAGACATGTTTCGTGTTGTCTTAAAAACAGAGTGAATCAAAGCTGAAGGTTATAAATGTGAGGTGTTTCTTGTTTTTACTGGGTCTTAACTGTCCAAGGTGAAACAGGGGAAAAGATATGACTTGTGTTCTAATGGGAACTAAAACTCCCTATTATCACTGTGGTGTGATTTATCACAACGTTTCACACTACCAGACTTTCATTGTATTTTCTAAGAAAGAAAAGCTTTTTCCATGACTAGTTGAAGCGGATTGTCTGGGGGGATGCTGTCCGAACATCTATCATCGTGCTTGTATGGCTGCTGTTATCCTGCATGGCGCCTTTTGGTCTTTCAGTAGAAACGTTGAATCTCGAGTGACCCACGTTGGCATGTTTCTTCATCGTCTCCGGGACGGACTCGGGCAACGTGCTCTTGTGGGGAAAACAGGAAGTTTATGTCTGCTTTGCTTCCGTGGAAAAATCCATTCCAAAGGTTCATTATATACACATTCTGTTGTACAAGATAATCATGACAAATGAATCCCACTTTAAAGCTTTTTTATAGtgttaatgaattaataaagtTAAAGGAAGACaaatgctgttgttttttaagaaATGTATAGACCTTGTTGATAGCATGACCTTCAGGAGGTGTTGAAACACACCATTCACGGTGAGATAGATAGAGACTTCTGTTCTCTTTTATATGAACCAGGGCGTTAAGGTTTCTATAATAGACACACTATACATCCAGCCTCTTTTATAGGAGAGAGGGCCATCTTTGTGCACCGACTGCTGTCCACACACTTATGCAATCCGATCAGAGTGCCGGCCTGACCACCTGGAGATGTGGTCTAGCTCTTTGGTCGGATCACAATGTGAGAGAGGACCGTCCGGAGGCTTTCCAGGACAGTTAGTGCTTCGGAACAGAATGTGAGGACGCATGATCAGGAAGTTCTCCAGGCTGTGTACAGTGGCACACTTTTTTCCGCCATAGGTGGCGCCAAAGAGAACCAAACTGCACTACCCTTGTGACCGCTTTAAGCTTGTTTGACTCTATGGTCAAATCTAAATCAAAGCATATCTCGTTATTTATGTTTTACAAAAATGTGCTATCATTGGCATAAAAGATTGATGCCAATTGCAAGCCACAAAGCAAATTCTTTTTACCCTTTTACCAGAAAAAATAAGGTATGGTGAATATTTTATAAGAGAAAAACAGCAATTACAAGATCTAAATTACTGGCAGAATTCATTAAAAAATGGACTGAAAaatcactaaatcacaacacacagagaggtAGACGTTGGCCTAGACTTTCCTTTTCTAAAATAGCAGTACAGTTTAAGAATCAGAATGACAATTGActttattgccaaataaggtTTACACTTACAATCGTGGTGACCAGTGCATAACCATGAGAATAAGGAGAACAATGCACATAGTAATAGGAAACAACAGGTACTGCATGTCAAGAATCAtccataaaatataaatattttccaTCAGACCCTAATGAAGGAGCTGTGCGTTTCTTATCAAATATGAAATGAATAACCCTCTGCTGGCCCTGCTAGGCCACTGAGACTGATTACAGTATGAGCTCCTGGCTCTCCCGACCTCCCATGTGCTCCATGGGGTTCCACTTCGTCTGtcatggatttttttttgggTCAGAAGGAGTTCTCAGAAACCTCATCCATAGTGGAACAAACAGTGAGGTGATAATGGGGAGCAGAATCAACAGAGGATAGGGGAGGTTGAAGTGCCTTGGCGTTGACTCATTTACAAACTACTGTAGTGGGCAGCTTTATGGATACAAACTGTAACCGTTTCCAAGGACTTCAAAGGTAAACTTTCAAGTACAAACACCCACATATCTGCTGTGAGGCAGGAAGGAAGAAATGTTGCGAAGGGACGTGACAGAGGAGAACCTGGTTGACCAGAAGTGCCATAAtataatttacatttaggggattatgctgaagcttttatccaaatcgacatttattcacacaccgacggcggagtagGGGGGGACAAAAGGACAAAAGGAGCAGGAAATGTAAAGGGTTGAAAGGTTGAGCATCTACGTCTGCTGGTTCTGTAAGGTGCTGCTAGTGAACGACAGAGTAACTATGCCATAAGGAATGGTCTTCTTCAGCAGAGCTCCTCTGCTGGTTGGACCCCAGGGAACAAGCTGACCCTAGGGGGTACGTGAGTGAGTTCCAGGGGTTAAATCATTCATTTGAGCATCCAATAAGAAATATGATGTATGGATAGGTGTTGGATTGTTCAATATTACATTTTGATTGTTGAGAGCAGAGATAGAAGCCTCTGCATGTTCCATTTGAAACACCATTGTCACTCCAATATATtattacaatataataatagtatAATTGGAGTGGTTTGGGTTCTCTGTACAAACAGGCCATGGGGGATAGATGTACAGAAGACCAGAAAGGCTGGGAAACATAGTGTGCAACAAACAGTATACAGTAAATGCGGAGCAGATGAAATGTGGTCCCAGCTCTAAGATCTTGTTTGGGCTTCTAACTCTTTCTACTTCCTGGGGGACTGGCCTGGGAAAGTAATCAGTGCTAATGGAGTGGAATAGCTCTCACTCCGGGAGAGAAGGGTTGTAAAGGATCAGTGTTGCTTCTATTCGGAAGGAACACTGGGATAGGTGGAAGGAAGGAGGCCAAGCGACGGCACCCTATTTGTACAGCGGACTACTGACCACTCAGGAGCTCTGCCCGCAAACCAACTGCATCCATAGTCATCCTGCTAGTGGGggaattactgtgtgtgtgtgtgaatcactGGTTTAATTGGAAACAAGATTGCATTAGTCTGGCTATTGCTGGgcccaagctcaatcgtagattgcacgttggtctggggaagttgctgtcattttcttcagcacaagagacgtgatcaacgggcctagttcaactgactctgtagcGCACCAAGGGGAAAAACCAGCTTGgggattggctcccgcaaaaaaaaCGCATTGGAAGCAGAAagacccttgtgcagggcgaactcaaatcactggcagaatgggcggggctacccagtctaagATTGCATGCTTAATGGGgtttgatgtgggtgtgtgtgtgtgtgtgtgtgtgtgtgtgtgtgtgtgtgtgtgtgtgtgtgtgtgtgtgtgtgtgtgtgtgtgtgtgtgtgtgtgtgtgtgtgtgtgtgtgtgtgtgtgtgtgtgtgtgtgtgtgtgtgtgtgtgtttgcgtacgtttatttgtgtgtgtgtatgtgttttatgtgtgtgtgtgttttatgtgtgtgtgtgtgtgtgtcaaccatTATCAACCACTTTATATACCATTATACCAACAAATATTTGGGTCTAACTTTTACAATGTTTGTAATGAGAGCATTTATATattctaattattttattaGGAATAACCCCTTGAGATGAACCCATCTCATTTTCAAGGGGGTCCTTACAAGTGGAGGTTTTTGAGCAAGGCTCAGACTGGATAAGAGGGACATACTTTAATGAATGAACCGTCCTGTCTACTTGTCTCCTGACCGTGCTAGACGACAGGCCTGAGAACAAAGCTGTAAACATTGGCATGGCTCGGTGCTCCATCCCTCAAAGACCATGGTCCATAGTCATCCTGCTAGTGGGggaattactgtgtgtgtgtgtgaatcactGGTTTAATTGGAAACAAGATTGCATTAGTCTGGCTATTGCTGGgcccaagctcaatcgtagattgcacattggtctggggaagttgctgtcattttcttcagcacaagagacgtgatcaacgggcctagttcaactgactctgtagcGCACCAAGGGGAAAAACCAGCTTGgggattggctcccgcaaaaaaaaCGCATTGGAAGCAGAAagacccttgtgcagggcgaactcaaatcactggcagaatgggcggggctacccagtctaagATTGCATGCTTAATGGGgtttgatgtgggtgtgtgtgtgtgtgtgtgtgtgtgtgtgtgtgtgtgtgtgtgtgtgtgtgtgtgtgtgtgtgtgtgtgtgtgtgtgtgtgtgtgtgtgtgtgtgtgtgtgtttgcgtacgtttatttgtgtgtgtgtatgtgttttatgtgtgtgtgtgttttatgtgtgtgtgtgtgtgtgtcaaccatTATCAACCACTTTATATACCATTATACCAACAAATATTTGGGTCTAACTTTTACAATGTTTGTAATGAGAGCATTTATATattctaattattttattaGGAATAACCCCTTGAGATGAACCCATCTCATTTTCAAGGGGGTCCTTACAAGTGGAGGTTTTTGAGCAAGGCTCAGACTGGATAAGAGGGACATACTTTAATGAATGAACCGTCCTGTCTACTTGTCTCCTGACCGTGCTAGACGACAGGCCTGAGAACAAAGCTGTAAACATTGGCATGGCTCGGTGCTCCATCCCTCAAAGACCATGGTCAATTGGGCCAAAGAACCAATGAAGGTATTCCCTGTGGTGGAATATATCTCTATTGAAAATTTGTTGTTATTAATTGTTCAAATCAAGTCACGCGTATCCCAATCCAGACTCGACTGCACAACTTTTTCCATTGACGAGAATTTTTTCCTGAAagcgtcctgtctgtctgtctgtttgcctcCCTTTGTGCGCAGGCTGGGCTAGGGTTCCATGTGCCTGGGATTAGCATTCAGCTTTTCCCATCAGTGGGCTACTTAACATTCAAAGCCAGGGCTGAGCGGGCTACTGTCTGGCGGCACTAGAATACGGCTgagggggcgtgggggggttaaggggggaCCCTGCTGGAACGGGGTCAACGTTGCCGAGCCACTATAGGAAAAAAGACACGTCACTCTCGGTCTGGAGTCGGGAGCCAGCCACACATAATGTTACTGTGGTTACCACGTAAAAAAACATCCCATTATGCCTGGACTTATGCAACGTGTTAACCGTTTACCATTTAAAGTGAAGTTTCTGTATGGAAATCTGTCATGCCTGCTACTATATAACGTTTATTTTAGAAGCTTTTACGGAAGCTTCTTTTAGGCTTATAGGTTGTGAGATCAATGCGACTTCCAGGAGAGAGAAGTGTTCAGTGAAGTCCCTGCATGAGTCAGGCTGCACCGTGGTGAGCTCAGCATATTACATCACCGTGGTGTCCATGTGGTTCAACATACCAGTCTGCTCATTCATACTACTACCGGTCCCCAGCCAAGAGGCTGACACCGCCATAAGTCTCTGTATGGACACTGAACCAAAACCTCTATGTTAGAGTATTAAATATGATAGATGATCTCCATATTTTCAatgaaattattcaaaataaattgaCACATGTTCACAGAAGATATTAAATGATGTTCTGTGTTGAAGCTTGTCATTACTTAGGCCTAGCTAAATAGGAGCTCTCATAGTTCTGTGATGTGTAGTCAACCTAAGCAATATTCCATATTCAGGAGTCTTTctgaaaaaatattttgttgatTGTTTCCCAGCATATCTTATTCCAAAAATGGCACGGTTTCTGTTGCGTTGTTTATTGGACAGTTTAAATCTGTCGGAGCTTGGCATGCCAGAATCGAGTTATAGAATAGTGAAAACTGTTTAATTATTATCCACTCTGTGACCTTCGTCCTTAAAACGGTCTGGATATGACGTAAGGATGTCCTAAACAGGGACGTGCGCCATATGTGCCCTGCATATATGAACCGTCCGAGGCATTGTCGACAGAATGTGTTCCATCCCCTTCTGACGCCGGAACACCCAGACACTCCTTATATGGTAGGCGCTCTTCGTAATAAGCCTTGCCCACGTCCAAACAAGTCGATACGGGACCGTGGAGAGAGGTATTTAATACGCGCCGAAAGACGTTTCAACTCATTCGCAGAAGCTCAGCGCAGTGGTTCATTTAGTGAGGTGTCAGGTTCATTTAGTCTTTTCCGAGAGATCAACagactattttatttttgtaaaatcGAGGCTGCACCCACCTTGAAGTATATAGACCCACGGAACGGTACTTGGATTTTATCAATTTCCcggataatttttttaaaaacaatgtGGAAAATTGGGGCAAAAGAAGCACTTTTGGCGCTTTCTATAGACATTTTAATCTTCACATGCTTGGTGTCAGGTAAGATTTATGATCATGTATTTGGAATATAATGAATTCACATGTGCACCACTGTTAGTGAAGTATactgtgcgtgtatgtttatatatatatatatatatatatatgcacacacacacacacacacacacacacacacacacacacacacacacacacacacttagcctCCCcccacagatagacacacaaacacaatatacaatcaatattatcaatattattgtattattaaggctatatataatatacatataaatcTACCGTTTTTGAAGTCATTCATTTCATTAAGCAGGAGAGTTTCCACAAGCACAAAATGTCACCTGGACATCAACTAACTTCAAAACCCTGCTGACATGGGGACCCAAACCATCTGAAAACTATTCCTACACCGTGGAATATTCTGTGTAAGTAGAGTCATAATATACATACAAAGATTACATTTCCTCAGTGTTTTTAATAACTTATCAATATTCAGATCTTATTAAGTCATAACCCATAACAATCCTCCAATAAGACTTAAGCAGACAGAAACCTCCCAGAAGCATTGTATTCAGGAATAGACTGAACAATGACCTTGGGAGACAGCATCGGGGAGATAAGACATAGATCCACTAAAAGGTTTAGAGGAATAATTGATTTAGACCCTGGATCTTCAGATAGTTGCCGCCTCCTTcctaaattaaatatgtattcCACAAAGAGCTGGTTTTAAATGGATTGTTCTTATTTTGACATGTATTCTTATTGTGTAGCCTCTTAGCCTAGCTATCCTTGTTGTAAACAGGGAAGGGGTTAACCGATTgctagtgctttgcacttgtttctatgaacagccttactgtaccgacagagatatattgtcgtttctctttctctctccgacaaatgtacttattgtaaatcactttggataaaagtaatcatgataataataaatgcTCTACATGTCAatttaaaagtgtctgctaaatgccctaaatgtgagTGTTAAATGTGTTCTGTTGTGTTCCAGGGTGGGCGAGAACCGTGAGAGTAACCCGCACTGTATCCGGAGCAGAGAGACCATGTGTGACCTGTCGGCCTCCCTGAGCCGGCTGAGGGAGAGCTACATCGCCGAGGTCCTGTCAGAGCCACTGCGGGGAGTCGCCTCCGACCTGGTCGAGCCCCCCTACACCCGATCCCAGGCCTTCTGCCCCTACCTAGACAGTaggtgtccgtccgtccgtccgtccgtccgtccgtccgtccgtccccacacacacacacacacacacacacacacacacacacacacacacacacacacacacacacacacacacacacacacacacacacacacacacacacacacacacacacacacacacacacaaacttctttAGAGAATCAGAGACAGAGGGGCTCTGGTGTAATTCTCATAAATAGAAAAAGTAGTTGCGAGGTCTGGACTTTAGTACTAGGAATTGTTCTCGCATGTGAGTGTCTGCCTTGGCCTTTACAACTGCATTGAATTGCTGTGTTGCAAATTTCCCAAAGTTCTTAAACCTCTAAAGATGTTGTTCAACTTGGGACTTTGATGCGCATTTGTCTAATCAACTCTAGATCCTGGAGGATTCTAGGTGATATAGAAGGCAGTCAGGCAGGTAGGGGGTTATGCAGGTAGACAGGTTTACAAGCAGCCAGGAAGGAAATAAATTTATCCGAAATTTGAGAATTGAAAAAGGCTCTTACAGGCTGTGTAAATACATTTGACGTAACTTGAAACACATGAGAACGATCCAGTATGAAGGCTTAGTTTGTCCTATCATACATCCTCAATAAGACAATCAGGCTGTGTTGAAGGAGCAGTGATGAGGAAAGAGCTGTCATATCACATAACCCAGTGGACCGGTTGGTTTGCCCGCCCTTGCCAATGCTCAAAACGCAATACTGCAAACCGTCACTCTAACGttttctcctctttcttcttctttgctcTCCAGCTGACATCGACAGACCGGACTTTACGATTGTGGTGGGGAAGGACAAGCGGTCGGTCACGCTGAACGTTACGGACCCGCTGACCGCGCTGTTCAAGGGGAACCAGCAGCAGTCCATCAGGGACGTGTTCGCTGATGAGCTCCAGTACAGGGTCACCTACAGGAGACACTCCAGCACCGGCAAGGTACGGCCATGGACCCTGGTGTTTAGCACCAGACAGTTAGGAGCTAACAGCAAGGTAGGGCCATGGACCCTGGTGTTAAGAACACAGACAGTTAGGAGCAAGGTACAGCCCGAGTGTACTGCGCGAGTTGTGTCTGGCGTGTTGGCAGAGACCCCGATCACACGTCCTAGCTCGGTCacatggcccacattaggcccTTAACCCTAAGCCCCCATAAGAACTAAGTCAGGACGAGGCAAgagccaacaaaaaaaaagctttcTAGATTCTAAAGATTAcagaaaaaatattaattagaaTCTgattaataatacatttatttataatacATAAAACTGAAAACAGTTAAGCAATAACCTGGGATATTTTCCCCCGGCTTTCCCTACCCCTAGACCTTGATCTTGTGAAAATGTTACTTTCACATACAAGGTGAAAGATCAGTCCCCTCTAGCAGGAACAGGATGTCGGCACAAAGAGAAAGAATACATCCAGACATTTAACCCCCCGACCTGTTGGCTCCTCTCCCCCAGAAAGAATACACCTCGGCGGGCAGTGTGATCGAGCTGAAGAAGCTGGACCGGGGGGAGAGCTACTGCTTCGAGGTGCAGGCCTACATCCCCAGTCGCAAGCCTGGGAAGCAGCTGGGGGCGCAGAGCCAAACCCAGTGCTCCAAAGGGGAGAAGTCCTTCACTGATGGTGAGAGAGAAACTTATCACAGCATGTTGGTACCCTGGATGACTCCTCCACTGTTTAATGAGATTTGACATGATCAAATAACGCCCTTGTCCGTGATATGATTCAATAAGATAtggaatatgaatcaatccCATAGATTGCGTAGAGTGAGAAGGAATAAGGGTAGAAGAATGTATGCTCTGAATCTTTCCACATTCTTTGCAGACTTGTAATAGAATGGAGTAGAATGGAATAATGCTTTGCTGCATCTTGGCTAACAACAAGTGGATTGATGTGAAGGCGATAGAATAGAATAAGCGCTGAAGGGAATAGATCATTTAATATAAAGGAATATGTACGATGTCTGGAATATCTTCTGATTCTAAAGGCAACGTGGCTCTAAGGTGGATTTAAAAGTTTAGATGAGGGGGTGAAGAGTTTACAGAGGGGTTTCACAGAGGGGAGTAGATTCCTTCACCAGCGGTATGGAGAACTAGGTAAAAAGGAAGGAAGTGCGGGGGGGATGCGGTGCTTCACAATACATACATCCGTGCAATCAGTGGTTGGCGCTATGAATAGTTTTTAGGGTGAAAGTACTACAGAGCCGCCACTTTGATCTCGAAGCATCTAATCTACGAAGCCATCCTAGGGATCTGCATAGCTCTGTCGATATTGATATAGTACTTTAAGTAAGGGAatgaattgtgtttgtgtgtttagaaTAAGACACAGTGCTACTCAGCCATGGCCAACTGCTTGGAGCAGGGAGGTTCATGTGAACACTAGCGATGGATTCAATGAATCTTTTCCTTAATTCAGCTCGCGTCAGTAAGTTCGCAtcggtcagttcgccaagaagatTTGTTCAGAATCGTTCGTTccttcgttcgttcagtcgagtttccggtagcggtgaatggAATGATGGagtgcacggttctcagctgagtcagtcagactcagctcctccctcgttctcattctcaaacgatcgtggaagtcggtcatcaatcaacattacaactttaaccaaatgcagcgggatggggggggtgtagttgattattggatgcTTAACATgtcagcaagataatagacttgatttagcaatgatggtggtggggggcccgggttgagaacgaaccatgaaagaacgagatagattgacgagacattcaaatatttgattaatctgGCGTGACACAGAGAgtacaaagacagcatgcatttaccatttcactgatattgaatcgtaTTATCGTAGGCTCGCTCACTAAGCCTCTCCCTCTTCGACACTCAGTCAGCGAACGAACAGTGAGTCAGCGACTAGAGTGTCTGGGAGGAAT
This is a stretch of genomic DNA from Gadus macrocephalus chromosome 23, ASM3116895v1. It encodes these proteins:
- the f3a gene encoding coagulation factor IIIa isoform X1, translated to MWKIGAKEALLALSIDILIFTCLVSAGEFPQAQNVTWTSTNFKTLLTWGPKPSENYSYTVEYSVVGENRESNPHCIRSRETMCDLSASLSRLRESYIAEVLSEPLRGVASDLVEPPYTRSQAFCPYLDTDIDRPDFTIVVGKDKRSVTLNVTDPLTALFKGNQQQSIRDVFADELQYRVTYRRHSSTGKKEYTSAGSVIELKKLDRGESYCFEVQAYIPSRKPGKQLGAQSQTQCSKGEKSFTDVYSVPVIAGGILLILVIVTVGIVVAVVCLKRRRKAQETAKERELL
- the f3a gene encoding coagulation factor IIIa isoform X2, producing MWKIGAKEALLALSIDILIFTCLVSGEFPQAQNVTWTSTNFKTLLTWGPKPSENYSYTVEYSVVGENRESNPHCIRSRETMCDLSASLSRLRESYIAEVLSEPLRGVASDLVEPPYTRSQAFCPYLDTDIDRPDFTIVVGKDKRSVTLNVTDPLTALFKGNQQQSIRDVFADELQYRVTYRRHSSTGKKEYTSAGSVIELKKLDRGESYCFEVQAYIPSRKPGKQLGAQSQTQCSKGEKSFTDVYSVPVIAGGILLILVIVTVGIVVAVVCLKRRRKAQETAKERELL